A single window of Cyanobacterium stanieri LEGE 03274 DNA harbors:
- the petD gene encoding cytochrome b6-f complex subunit IV produces the protein MSNPNSQLIKKPDLNDPKLRAKLAQNMGHNYYGEIAWPNDILYMFPICILGALGLIVGLSILDPAMIGEPADPFATPLEILPEWYLYPVFQILRVLPNKLLGIACQAAIPLGLMLVPFIESVNKFQNPFRRPIAMTVFLFGTLVTLWLGAGSLFPIDESLTLGLF, from the coding sequence ATGTCTAACCCCAATTCTCAATTAATTAAAAAACCAGATCTCAACGATCCCAAATTGAGAGCCAAATTAGCTCAAAACATGGGTCATAACTACTATGGTGAGATCGCATGGCCCAACGACATTCTTTATATGTTCCCTATCTGTATTTTAGGAGCATTGGGTTTAATCGTTGGTTTATCTATCTTAGATCCTGCCATGATTGGCGAACCAGCCGATCCCTTCGCAACTCCTTTGGAAATTTTACCCGAGTGGTACTTATACCCTGTATTCCAAATCTTGCGTGTATTACCTAACAAACTTTTAGGGATTGCTTGTCAAGCAGCCATTCCCCTAGGTTTGATGTTAGTACCTTTCATCGAAAGTGTTAACAAGTTCCAAAACCCTTTCCGTCGCCCCATTGCGATGACTGTATTCTTATTTGGTACTCTAGTTACCCTTTGGCTAGGTGCAGGATCTTTATTCCCCATTGATGAGTCTTTAACCTTAGGCTTATTCTAA
- the petB gene encoding cytochrome b6, with protein sequence MFTKQVTDSSVYKWFNDRLEVEAISDDISSKYVPPHVNIFYCLGGITLTCFLIQFATGFAMTFYYKPTVTEAFNSVQFIMNEVNFGWLIRSIHRWSASMMVLMLILHVFRVYLTGGFKRPRELTWIVGVTMAVITVSFGVTGYSLPWDQVGYWAVKIVSGVPAAIPVVGDQMVELLRGGASVGQATLTRFYTIHTFVLPWLMAVFMLLHFLLIRKQGISGPL encoded by the coding sequence ATGTTTACAAAACAAGTAACCGATTCTTCAGTTTATAAATGGTTTAACGATCGCCTCGAAGTAGAAGCGATTTCCGATGATATTAGCAGTAAATATGTTCCTCCCCATGTCAATATCTTCTATTGCTTAGGTGGAATTACCCTTACTTGCTTCTTAATTCAATTTGCCACCGGGTTTGCCATGACTTTCTACTACAAACCCACCGTTACCGAGGCATTCAACTCCGTTCAATTCATCATGAATGAAGTTAACTTTGGTTGGTTAATTCGTTCCATCCATCGCTGGTCCGCTAGTATGATGGTATTAATGTTAATCCTCCACGTATTCCGTGTTTACCTAACCGGTGGTTTCAAAAGACCCCGTGAATTAACATGGATTGTGGGTGTAACCATGGCTGTAATCACCGTTTCCTTCGGTGTAACTGGCTACTCCTTACCTTGGGACCAAGTAGGTTACTGGGCGGTTAAAATCGTATCTGGTGTACCTGCAGCTATTCCCGTAGTAGGAGATCAAATGGTAGAACTCCTTAGAGGTGGAGCGAGTGTAGGTCAAGCAACCTTAACCCGTTTCTACACCATTCATACTTTCGTATTACCTTGGTTAATGGCAGTGTTTATGTTACTACACTTCCTCTTAATCCGTAAACAAGGTATCTCTGGTCCTTTGTAA
- the rpsU gene encoding 30S ribosomal protein S21 — MTQVVVGQNENIESALRRFKRQVSKAGIFADIKRLRHFETPIEKKKRKAVARRKKRFR, encoded by the coding sequence ATGACCCAAGTGGTTGTGGGACAAAACGAAAATATCGAATCCGCATTACGCCGTTTTAAAAGACAAGTTTCCAAAGCAGGAATCTTTGCAGACATCAAACGTCTTCGTCATTTTGAAACCCCCATCGAAAAGAAAAAACGTAAAGCAGTTGCTCGTCGTAAAAAACGTTTCCGTTAA
- the rpsD gene encoding 30S ribosomal protein S4, with protein MSRYTGPRLRVTRRLGDLPGLTRKNARRQYPPGQHGQSRRKRSEYAIRLEEKQKLRYNYGVSEKQLVRYVKKARRVGGSTGQVLLQLLEMRLDNTVFRLGMAPTIPGARQLVNHGHITVNGGVVDISSYQCRPGDVIAVRDRDKSRKIVETNLSNPGLANLPSHLEFDKNTYVGKVNGVIEREWVALNINELLVIEYYSRKA; from the coding sequence ATGTCTCGATATACAGGACCTCGCTTGAGGGTAACACGTCGCCTTGGAGACTTACCAGGGTTAACTCGTAAAAACGCACGTCGTCAATATCCCCCCGGACAACACGGACAAAGTCGCCGTAAACGCTCAGAATACGCCATCCGTTTAGAAGAAAAACAAAAACTTCGTTATAACTACGGCGTCAGCGAAAAACAATTAGTTCGTTATGTTAAAAAAGCCCGTCGTGTAGGTGGTTCTACAGGACAAGTATTATTACAATTATTAGAAATGCGCCTGGATAACACCGTATTCCGTCTCGGTATGGCGCCCACCATTCCCGGTGCCCGTCAATTAGTAAACCACGGACACATCACCGTTAACGGTGGAGTAGTGGATATTTCTAGCTACCAATGTCGCCCTGGAGATGTCATCGCCGTTAGAGACCGTGATAAATCCCGTAAAATAGTAGAAACTAACCTTTCTAACCCAGGCCTTGCTAACCTTCCTAGTCACCTAGAATTCGATAAAAACACCTACGTTGGTAAAGTAAACGGTGTCATCGAACGTGAATGGGTAGCACTAAACATTAACGAACTACTCGTAATTGAGTACTACTCTCGTAAAGCATAA
- a CDS encoding metallopeptidase TldD-related protein: protein MEVENLLDLARRRGVDDVEVYEVRSHSKPISFEANRLKQIESSQGGGVALRLWRNGCPGLAVAYGDFDGDALIDKALAISALNEAETPLLNGENRLVFPEKKINVDINSLIEKGQGAIALLRETHPDIICNLDLEWETETSTLINSRGLYCHHSDTTFSASVGVEWVREDDFLGIYDGIYDNATLNLDKIIKNIQQRLTWAENQGTVKPHPLPVLFTPNAVVSLWETVSDALNGKRIVDKSSPWHDSHGKKVMASCLTISQNPHLKPYDCPFDDEGALTQHYKLIDGGKISNFYCDQKNANKLGISNRGNGFRPSLGSYPSPSLVNFVVDGGNTSFAKLIENIEYGLMVDQFLGNDADISGDFSLNVDLGYLVEKGEVIGRVKDTMISGNIYQLLQRVKDLGNDNIWSGSCYTPSMVIDGVSVTN, encoded by the coding sequence GTGGAAGTAGAGAATTTATTAGATTTAGCTAGAAGGCGTGGTGTTGATGATGTGGAAGTTTATGAGGTGCGATCGCACTCTAAGCCCATATCTTTTGAAGCAAATAGGTTAAAACAGATCGAAAGTTCTCAGGGGGGAGGGGTGGCCCTTCGTTTGTGGCGCAATGGTTGTCCGGGGTTGGCGGTTGCTTATGGGGATTTTGATGGGGATGCTTTAATTGATAAGGCTTTGGCCATTTCCGCTTTGAATGAGGCTGAAACTCCTTTGTTGAATGGTGAGAATCGGTTAGTTTTTCCTGAGAAAAAAATTAATGTCGATATAAATAGTTTAATCGAAAAAGGACAAGGGGCGATCGCCCTTTTACGGGAAACCCATCCTGATATTATTTGTAACCTAGATTTGGAATGGGAAACCGAAACCAGTACCCTGATAAATTCCCGTGGTTTGTACTGTCACCATAGCGATACCACCTTTAGTGCTTCGGTGGGGGTGGAATGGGTAAGAGAAGATGACTTCTTAGGTATCTATGATGGCATTTATGACAATGCAACTCTAAATTTGGACAAAATAATCAAAAATATCCAACAACGGCTCACATGGGCAGAAAATCAAGGCACTGTAAAACCTCACCCCTTACCCGTTTTGTTTACCCCCAATGCCGTGGTTAGCCTTTGGGAAACCGTCAGCGATGCTTTGAATGGTAAGCGTATTGTGGATAAGTCTTCCCCTTGGCATGATTCCCATGGCAAAAAAGTTATGGCATCCTGTCTCACTATTTCCCAAAATCCTCACTTGAAACCCTATGATTGTCCTTTTGACGATGAAGGTGCGCTGACTCAACATTATAAGTTAATTGATGGGGGAAAAATTAGTAATTTTTATTGTGATCAAAAAAATGCCAACAAATTGGGTATTAGTAATAGGGGTAATGGTTTTCGTCCCAGTTTAGGTAGTTATCCTAGCCCTAGTTTAGTTAATTTTGTGGTGGATGGGGGTAATACTTCCTTTGCTAAATTGATAGAAAATATCGAGTATGGTTTGATGGTAGATCAATTTTTGGGTAATGATGCCGATATTTCAGGAGACTTTTCCCTAAATGTAGATTTAGGTTACTTGGTGGAAAAGGGGGAGGTAATCGGTAGGGTAAAAGATACCATGATTTCAGGTAATATTTACCAACTTTTGCAACGGGTGAAGGATTTAGGTAATGATAATATTTGGAGCGGTTCTTGTTATACTCCTTCTATGGTGATTGATGGGGTATCGGTGACAAATTAA
- a CDS encoding bifunctional riboflavin kinase/FAD synthetase, giving the protein MLVTSSLDDIITPNAIALGNFDGLHRGHQRVIKSIFELRNPDIYPTLVTFTPHPQEYFTGKKKQLLTPIPEKAKLLEQMGVKQLILLPFDRELATLSARAFVKDILVKKIQAKYISIGSDFRFGYQRQGNAQKLQELTADNNIFVNITAEEKLDISGNFTKISSSDIRKALGEGNLSLAQAMLGRKYNLTGKVVKGQQLGRKIGFPTANLDIDAQKFLPKKGVYKVIINQNNIYHNQLLGVMNIGDRPTVDGKKTTVEVHILNWEGDLYNKVLDVELISFLRPEKKFNSLDELKEQIAIDCQLSFKDGE; this is encoded by the coding sequence ATTCTTGTAACTTCTTCCTTAGACGATATTATCACACCAAATGCGATCGCCCTTGGTAACTTTGACGGACTTCACCGAGGACATCAAAGGGTGATAAAATCAATTTTTGAACTCCGTAACCCTGATATATATCCTACTTTAGTTACTTTTACTCCCCATCCCCAAGAGTATTTTACAGGGAAAAAAAAGCAACTTTTAACCCCTATTCCTGAAAAGGCAAAATTGTTGGAGCAAATGGGGGTTAAACAATTAATATTATTACCTTTTGATCGAGAATTAGCTACCCTTTCAGCGAGGGCATTTGTTAAAGATATATTAGTAAAAAAAATACAAGCAAAATATATCAGTATTGGTTCAGATTTTCGCTTTGGTTATCAACGTCAAGGAAATGCTCAAAAGTTACAAGAATTAACAGCAGATAATAATATTTTTGTTAATATTACCGCAGAGGAAAAACTAGATATTAGTGGAAATTTTACTAAGATTAGTAGTTCAGATATTAGAAAGGCTTTAGGGGAAGGTAATTTGTCTTTGGCACAAGCAATGTTAGGGCGAAAATATAATCTAACAGGAAAAGTAGTAAAAGGACAACAATTAGGAAGAAAAATTGGTTTTCCCACTGCAAATTTAGATATAGATGCACAGAAGTTTTTGCCCAAAAAAGGGGTTTATAAAGTCATAATAAACCAAAATAATATTTATCATAACCAATTATTAGGAGTTATGAATATAGGCGATCGCCCTACCGTTGATGGCAAAAAAACCACCGTGGAAGTTCATATTTTGAATTGGGAAGGAGATTTATATAATAAGGTTTTAGATGTGGAATTGATTAGTTTTTTACGTCCAGAAAAAAAATTTAATTCCCTAGATGAATTGAAGGAGCAAATTGCGATCGATTGTCAGTTATCATTTAAAGATGGGGAGTGA